A region from the Candidatus Poribacteria bacterium genome encodes:
- a CDS encoding NADH-quinone oxidoreductase subunit M, whose translation MLSLMIFVPLLGMLVVLFAIRREQEELAKRVTFIVTLIPLLIAVFLFIDYDRSMSGHQYEEDVMWIKAFNIRYHVGIDGLSVTLVLLTALLGPICVLASWKIDKGIKAYLALFLLLETGMIGFFCALDMFLFYVFFELTLLPMYFLIGIWGGERREYAAIKFFLYTLFGSVLMLIAMIAVYLKSGTPDMPLTFDIPTLIERAKTPGHALADPTFQIWAFLGFFIGFAVKVPIFPFHTWLPDAHVEAPTAISVILAGILLKMGTYGLVRVNFAMLPEGMDFFCNGKGTWGNSLAILGFINIVYGSLCALAQTDFKKLVAYSSIGHMGFVLIGLAARNESGLTGAILQMFNHGVISAMLFLLVGVVYDRAHHREIGGFGGLGSKMPIYTGITTLAFMASLGLPGLSGFVGEALSLLGAYSKFKMLTILSTAGIVVGAAYFLWTLQRVFLGELNPKYESITEINGREIATLVPLGILTIVLGIWPSIAIDMFREAVSILPLVQ comes from the coding sequence ATGTTATCGTTGATGATTTTTGTCCCTTTGCTAGGGATGCTTGTGGTTCTGTTTGCTATTCGGCGAGAACAGGAGGAGCTCGCTAAGCGTGTGACGTTTATTGTCACGCTGATCCCGCTGCTGATTGCAGTGTTTCTTTTTATAGATTATGACCGATCCATGTCGGGGCATCAGTATGAAGAAGACGTGATGTGGATTAAGGCGTTCAATATCCGCTACCACGTCGGGATCGATGGATTAAGCGTTACATTGGTGCTTTTGACAGCACTATTGGGCCCGATATGCGTTCTCGCATCGTGGAAAATCGACAAAGGAATCAAAGCGTACCTTGCCCTGTTTCTGCTCTTAGAAACAGGGATGATCGGTTTCTTCTGCGCTCTGGATATGTTCCTATTCTATGTCTTCTTTGAGCTCACATTGCTCCCGATGTACTTCCTAATCGGGATATGGGGCGGAGAGAGGCGCGAGTATGCAGCGATTAAGTTTTTCCTGTATACCCTGTTCGGTAGTGTGCTGATGCTTATCGCCATGATTGCCGTTTATCTCAAGAGCGGTACTCCCGATATGCCTCTCACCTTTGATATTCCAACGTTGATTGAACGCGCGAAAACCCCAGGCCACGCGCTTGCAGATCCCACATTCCAGATATGGGCGTTTCTCGGTTTCTTCATCGGCTTCGCGGTCAAAGTGCCGATCTTTCCCTTCCACACATGGCTACCCGACGCTCACGTAGAAGCACCGACCGCGATCAGCGTCATCCTTGCCGGCATCCTCTTGAAAATGGGAACCTATGGACTGGTTCGTGTGAACTTTGCAATGTTACCGGAAGGGATGGACTTCTTCTGCAACGGCAAAGGCACGTGGGGGAACTCGTTGGCAATCCTCGGATTTATCAACATCGTTTACGGTTCATTGTGTGCATTGGCGCAGACCGACTTCAAGAAACTTGTTGCCTACTCCAGTATTGGCCACATGGGATTTGTCTTGATAGGGCTTGCAGCACGAAACGAGAGTGGATTAACCGGTGCTATCCTTCAGATGTTCAACCACGGTGTGATTAGCGCGATGCTGTTCCTCTTGGTCGGTGTTGTCTATGACCGAGCACACCACCGCGAAATCGGCGGTTTCGGCGGACTCGGCAGCAAAATGCCGATATACACCGGCATAACAACGCTGGCATTCATGGCATCCTTGGGTTTACCGGGACTCAGCGGTTTCGTCGGGGAAGCGTTGTCTCTGCTGGGAGCATACAGCAAATTCAAGATGCTGACAATCCTGTCAACCGCAGGTATTGTTGTTGGTGCAGCTTACTTCCTCTGGACATTACAGCGCGTCTTTTTGGGTGAGTTGAATCCGAAATACGAAAGTATCACCGAAATCAATGGGCGCGAAATCGCAACATTGGTCCCGTTAGGCATCCTTACGATTGTACTGGGCATTTGGCCCTCAATCGCCATTGATATGTTTAGGGAAGCTGTGAGCATATTGCCGCTTGTACAATAA
- a CDS encoding NADH-quinone oxidoreductase subunit L, with the protein PRYPRFFAFLSLFSFSMLFLVVSDNLLGIYIGWELVGVCSYLLIGFWFEQDAPANACKKAFMTTRVGDVGMFIGMMMLFTKFRTLSLYGDEGIFALASNLTAGDMTWLSIAGVLIFCGAVGKSAQIPLHTWLPDAMEGPTPVSALIHAATMVAAGVYLTARMFPILTADSSLVIAYVGGITALVAATIALVRFDIKRVLAYSTISQLGYMMLAIGAGSYIAGLFHLTTHAFFKALLFLGSGSVIHAFHAAHHAHDHDHDHAHDDDHGHTDAHAASFDSFGIDPAQDMRHMGGLRHKMPITFLTMLIATLSIAGVPYIFSGFWSKDAVLVEVLYRAISWDSVHHYILFGMAALAAVITAFYMFRLIFMTFTGEPRNQEMHDGAHESPLKMAIPLIILAVLSFPIVNKWSFEKYVKQPEQPHIHAPKHAMQNPNGSALHAQLGLSDAHAAEDAHHDDAAGHHDPDHDKAHNIVVPLSFVIVIIGIGLSALFYYWQKFSAEAVAARLRPIYTLLWNKYYFDEFYDGVLVALTVAGSKVLGFFDLRFIDGIVNGVGVAVQAGCARVAGWFDNTFVDGLVNLVARITWLVGGRIRRVQTGMIQNYLLAVLGGVVLLILIFRALF; encoded by the coding sequence CCCCGCTACCCTCGCTTCTTTGCCTTCCTGTCGTTGTTCTCTTTCTCGATGCTCTTCTTGGTTGTTTCTGACAACCTGCTCGGTATCTATATCGGTTGGGAACTTGTTGGTGTTTGTTCTTATCTACTGATCGGATTCTGGTTTGAACAAGATGCTCCAGCGAATGCGTGCAAAAAAGCGTTTATGACAACCCGCGTCGGGGATGTCGGGATGTTCATCGGCATGATGATGCTTTTCACCAAGTTTCGCACGTTATCGCTCTACGGTGATGAAGGTATCTTTGCACTTGCCAGTAACCTGACCGCCGGTGATATGACTTGGTTGTCGATAGCCGGGGTGCTAATATTCTGCGGGGCAGTTGGCAAATCGGCACAAATCCCGCTGCACACATGGCTTCCCGATGCGATGGAAGGCCCCACGCCTGTCAGTGCTTTGATTCACGCTGCAACGATGGTCGCCGCAGGGGTTTATCTTACCGCCCGAATGTTCCCAATCCTGACTGCTGATTCCTCACTGGTCATTGCGTATGTTGGAGGCATCACGGCGTTAGTCGCAGCAACGATTGCCCTCGTTCGATTCGACATCAAGCGAGTCCTTGCCTATTCGACTATCAGTCAATTGGGTTATATGATGTTGGCAATTGGAGCAGGAAGTTATATCGCAGGGCTTTTCCACCTCACAACACACGCCTTTTTCAAAGCTCTACTGTTCCTCGGATCCGGCAGCGTCATCCACGCCTTCCATGCCGCCCACCATGCGCACGATCATGACCACGATCACGCACACGACGACGACCATGGACATACAGACGCACACGCAGCCTCATTCGATAGCTTCGGCATTGACCCCGCGCAGGATATGCGCCACATGGGCGGGCTACGCCATAAGATGCCCATCACCTTTTTAACAATGTTGATTGCAACGCTGTCAATCGCCGGTGTGCCGTATATCTTCTCAGGCTTCTGGAGTAAAGATGCAGTCCTCGTCGAAGTTCTCTACCGGGCAATCTCTTGGGATTCGGTTCATCACTATATTCTGTTTGGCATGGCCGCACTCGCAGCTGTCATCACGGCATTTTATATGTTCCGCCTCATCTTTATGACGTTTACCGGGGAACCCCGCAATCAAGAAATGCACGATGGTGCACACGAATCGCCCTTGAAGATGGCAATCCCATTGATTATTTTAGCCGTTCTCAGTTTTCCGATTGTCAACAAATGGTCGTTTGAGAAATATGTGAAACAGCCAGAGCAACCCCACATCCATGCGCCAAAGCATGCGATGCAAAATCCAAATGGAAGCGCCCTACACGCGCAGTTGGGGCTCTCTGATGCGCACGCTGCAGAAGATGCGCATCACGACGATGCAGCAGGACATCATGACCCAGATCACGATAAGGCGCATAACATCGTCGTGCCGCTATCATTTGTCATCGTCATTATCGGTATCGGGTTATCTGCGCTTTTCTATTACTGGCAGAAGTTTTCCGCCGAAGCTGTTGCAGCGAGACTACGCCCAATCTACACGCTGCTCTGGAATAAATACTATTTTGATGAATTTTACGACGGTGTGCTCGTCGCACTTACCGTCGCCGGTTCAAAAGTCCTTGGATTTTTTGATCTGCGTTTCATTGATGGAATTGTCAATGGGGTCGGTGTCGCTGTGCAGGCAGGGTGCGCACGAGTCGCAGGGTGGTTTGATAACACCTTTGTCGATGGACTGGTCAATTTGGTCGCCCGAATTACTTGGTTAGTCGGTGGCAGGATTAGGCGGGTTCAAACGGGCATGATCCAAAATTATCTGCTAGCCGTTTTGGGCGGTGTTGTGCTGTTAATTCTGATTTTCCGTGCTTTATTCTAG
- a CDS encoding NADH-quinone oxidoreductase subunit J, producing MELNPQQLVFYLFALLTIGSAVIVVTIKNIVYAAFALMVTLFSIAGLYVFLQADFLAATQVIVYVGGILVLILFGVMMTSGSLDLKLKLQRGQMFWGGIVSLILFGLLLSVITNTPQWENVDAGASQEPTTKKIGEMIMKEEFLLPFEIASILLLVALIGAALISRKEVRDE from the coding sequence ATGGAATTGAATCCTCAACAATTGGTTTTCTACCTTTTCGCCTTGCTGACCATTGGATCGGCAGTGATCGTTGTAACGATAAAAAATATCGTCTACGCTGCCTTCGCATTGATGGTTACCCTCTTCAGCATTGCAGGACTTTATGTTTTCTTACAAGCTGATTTCCTTGCTGCCACCCAAGTGATAGTCTATGTTGGCGGTATTTTGGTGCTAATCCTATTTGGCGTTATGATGACAAGCGGCAGCTTGGACTTGAAACTAAAACTTCAACGTGGACAGATGTTCTGGGGAGGAATCGTATCGCTGATTCTCTTTGGGTTGCTTCTGAGTGTCATTACAAACACACCCCAATGGGAAAATGTGGACGCAGGGGCATCGCAGGAACCGACAACAAAGAAGATTGGCGAGATGATTATGAAAGAGGAGTTTTTGCTGCCATTTGAGATCGCGTCGATTCTGCTGTTGGTCGCCTTGATTGGTGCGGCGCTTATTTCTCGTAAGGAGGTCAGGGACGAATGA
- the nuoK gene encoding NADH-quinone oxidoreductase subunit NuoK has protein sequence MSLQSYLVISIILFCLGIFCVLTRRNAISILMGIELILNSCNLNFAAFSRYVTPPDDISGQIIALFGIVLAAAEAAVFLAIILAIYREFSTISPDETDTLKG, from the coding sequence ATGAGTTTACAGAGCTACCTTGTTATCAGCATTATACTATTCTGTCTTGGAATCTTTTGCGTTTTGACGCGCAGAAACGCTATCAGCATCCTGATGGGGATCGAATTGATCCTCAATTCCTGTAACCTCAATTTTGCTGCCTTCTCCCGTTATGTGACGCCCCCTGATGACATCAGCGGTCAGATCATCGCGCTTTTTGGAATCGTCCTTGCCGCCGCAGAAGCCGCCGTCTTTTTAGCCATTATTCTGGCAATCTACAGAGAGTTCAGCACCATCAGTCCCGACGAAACCGATACTTTGAAGGGATAG